The segment GTTCAAGTAAgattaacttgaatattttatcaaaagaaaaataaaaactctaattgtttacttattttataaatttttagaattgaatttGATCCGACTATAAGATACAGTATCACTGCATGCATGAGtggtacatttttatttttaactcaaTTTGCTGTTAACCAAGTACAAGTTCAACGATTATTAACAGccaggtaaattaattaatttactcaacaaatgtaaatcaattgtaatttttttttttgttatttcaggACATTAAATGACGCAagaaaagctttttttattaatttaccaatGACATTATTATTGGTTGGTCTTGTGTCATTTTCTGGGTTATCTTTGTTTGCATACTACAATCAATGTGATCCTGTTAAAGCTGGGAAAATTAAATCTTACGATATGATAATGCCTTAttttgcaaaagaaaaaatgacacAATTTCCAGGTTTAACTGGACTATTTGTTTCTGGTATTTTTAGTGCTAGTCTTAGTACAGTTTCAGCATTATTAAATTCACTAGCAGCAGTTGCTTTATCTGATTACATAAAACCTTTGAGTCGACGATATGGTCATGATATTACCGATGAAAAAGCTgtattttatggaaaattgCTTGCACTTTCGATTGGTTGTTTTAGTATAGTTGTTGCATTTCTTGCTGCAAAAATTGGCAGTCTCATTCAAGTAGCTGTTGCAATTAATGGAGGAATTGGTGGACCTGTTTTAGGACTATTTACATTGGGTATGTTTTTTGAATCAGCAAATGAAACTGGTGCTGTTATTGGCACTATTGTTGcgctaattttaaatatgtggATAtcatttactccaaaatttcgACCTCCATATCTTACAATGTCTATTGATAAATGTATCAACTCGAGTATCATCAATCTACAAATGATTCCAACGtaagattaaataaaaaagcatcaaattacttggaaaaaataaaagtaataaattatttatttcggtaaatttttaaattacagccTACAAGATGAAACTGCCTACTCTTACATTGATcgattatcatttttatggTATACAACATATGGAATGAGCTGTGTACTGATTGTCGGATTAATAGCAAGtgttatcatcaacaatttagCAAATACACCATTACGACCATTAGAAGCAAATCTATTTACGCCATTTGTTGCCGCAAGAATTAGAAAAAgacgtgaaaaaaatatgacaatagTCAACAGTCAAGTATTTGtattagatataaaaaattcaataacaataaattgaatattaaaaatgtaaattcaaatatttatgtcATTAAAAATGACAGTATCACTTATTCTTTTGTCTAATTACTTCTAGTTATGTGAAATAAAAGCAAAATACTGAATGTCATTTAAAAAGCAGCGTTGACGTGACaagtgaattttatttatgatattattgcATCAAAGTAGAATGTCATTTAatgacttttaatttattgccCAAGTGATCAGTGTGTCCATAGTTGTGTTGCGattgatattgaaattttatttattactaaagttgtttttttttttttatattaatatttcaagtatgGAGGTAGGCTACGagttgacaaaataaatttattaaattaaaaattggtttttaatttttatgcaGGATCAAATTCAAATTGATGATTATGAAGGTTCTCTTCAGTGGCTTGATTGGATAATTTTGTGTATAATGCTTACGATATCAGCTCTTATTGGTGTGTACTATCGTTTTACTGGTGGTAAACAAAAAACTTCTgaggtaattttaattatttatacgtATACATGTAAatcaatgatgataaattattttataaaattaataggaGTATTTTTCGGCTGATCGATCTACACCATATGTAATGTTAGCTATAGCAATGATGGTTTCATTTTTTACTGGATCATCAATGCTCGGATGTAGTTCCGAAACTTATGTTTATGgtgctaaatttaattttagttatatCGGTTTAATTTTGGCGACACCAATTGTTGCTTATATTTATCTTCCGGTATTTTATGAACTCAAAACAATGAGTATATTTgaggtaaatatattttctattatattatacatgtataaataattatttaaaattttttcagtatCTTGAAAAAAGATTTGGAATGTCTGTTAGATTAATAGCAAGTGCtggtaattttttacaatacagTTTTTTTACGGGTATTGTTATTTATGCACCTTCATTGGCATTAGAAGCTACAACAGGTTTAAGTAGTACTTCatgtgttttattaattggtggaatatgtacattttattcaacaattggAGGATTAAAAGCAGTCATAAGAACTGATCTTTTACAAGGTGCCCTTATGTTTGCATCGATGTTGTGTATTATTGGTTTAATTCATGCTCGTCTTGATAATGGCTTATGGAGTGTTTTAGAAATGGCTGAAAAAGGTGGTCGAATGAATATTTTAGAGTAagattaatttacaaattaaatcatcaaaaattataaaaactatttatattatatttttaatttattagattTGATTTTGATCCAACTGTACGTTATGGATTTATCTCGGCATTAAGTGCAACATGTATATGGTTATCACAATTTGCAACAAATCAAGTTCAAGTTCAACGAATGCTCTCAACAAAGTAAGCCAGTATACTCTTTCTCAGCTTGCACCAActgattgattattattattttttagatctATCAAAGAAGCTAGAAAAggcatatttttaaatattccagTATCATTAGGATTATCAACATTGATGTCATATTCAGGTCTTGCTCTTTACGCTTATTATGGCAATTGTGATCcagttaaaacaaaaaaaattaaatcatatgACATGCTATTGGCATTATTTGCAAAAGAGCAAATGACCAAAATTCCTGGATTAACTGGAATATTTGTTTCTGGAATATTTAGTGCTAGTCTTAGTACAGTTTCAGCGTTATTAAATTCTTTAGCAGCAGTTGCTTTATCAGATTATTTGCTAcctttatgtaaaaaatttggtcATAATATACCAGATGAACGAGTAACGAcatatggaaaattaatttctcttTGTATTGGTGGTTTGAGTTTGGTTGTTGCTTTTTTTGCATCAAAAATTGGTGGTTTAATACAAGCATTTGTATCAATTCATGGGGCAATTGGTGGACCAATGTTGGGATTATTTACCCTGGGAATGTTTTTTGAAACTGCAAATGAAACTGGAGCTGTTGTTGGTATTATTGGTGCATTGatagtcaatattttttatgttttttcacCTAAAGCACGTTATCCACCTTTGTCATTGTCAATTGAAGGATGCCGTAATTTTACTCTCACCAACACGTCAGCAATTCCAACGTatgaaaacttttaaaattattttgacaaataaacgaataaattatataactttcatttattttccagCACATCATTTGATTCATATTCTTATATTCATCGTTTATCTTTTTTGTGGTTTTCAATGATTGGAATGTGTTGCACTATTTTATTCGGACTAACTGCAAGTATAGTCagcaatattttatcaaataaaaaaccaccAATTGTCGACTTGAAACTTTTTACACCGATAATTGCTGCGAGAATTCGGAGAAAGCGAGAAAAGCTATCTCAAGGTAATAGTCAAGTGTTTGTATTGAATTCTAAAACAATAGAATGTcctcaataaattatttaaataaaaatatcattttgcaACATTTGTATACGTTAACagataagtaaaataaaatataatttgattgcAGTGTATATTgatgtgtatttaaaaataaaaattaataaaacccattaaaaaaatgtttctatTATGGCCCACTTCACTTGaaagaatttatttgtataattttaatatcactaAACACTTGTTgagttaattttgtatttccaAGAattcaaagcaaaaaaaaattgataaaagtttaaattttagacaCAAGGTAATACTATGACAAAACAAAGCGACAATGTAACAATTTACGTTTTATTTCACTACTTTTAAatgttatcaataattaaaatttaaaaaaaaaattatatacctcATCAAATGCCTGTCatgattaattgaaaaaaaataaaaatatataataattttgaaataaatccaATTCACATGgcaattaatttcattattttatttaaaaaaatgatttgcatttaaaaataaattacgcagttaaaaaaaatagctgacaatttttgtcattgaaggttttatttcaattcatCGTAGATTGGATTAGTGAACGTCACTTAGTTATGTATACCCATTTTATTGTGCTCCACGTAAAGACTCAGTTTTTTCAATTGTCCAAGACATCGAGGTAAACtcgtgaattatttatttgttaaatttctaCATTGTGTTAATAATGTGCAATGATTTTTCATAACATTCTATTTTAACAGAGCGAAACTTTGATAATGGAAAATGAGGGTTCTCTGCAATTGCTGGACTGGATTGTTATTGGTCTTGTTCTTGGAGCATCAGCAGCAATTGGAGTTTACTATCGTTTTACCGGAGGCAGACAAAAAACATCACAAGTTTGAATTtcttagaaaattaataatcaaattaattacaatgcaaatgaaaatatatattttctttttgacaGGAATATTTTACTGCGAATCAATCAACCGGTGTTACTGTGCTGGCATTAACAATGATGGTATCATTTTTATCTGGAATTGCAATGCTGGGAATAAGTGGTGAAACTTACACTTATGGATcacaattttttctaattcataTTGGCTTCATAATAGCACTGCCAAttgttgcatatttttttcttccagtATTTTATGAACTCAATACAATGAGTGTATTTGAGGTAAttctattttcaaatttaattactttgaaatttatctgtatataacaattaattgtatgaaaaataatttttagtatcTTGAAAAAAGATTTGGAAAAACTGCACGATTCTTGGCAAGTATTGGAAACTTTGttcaatttagtttttttactgGTGTTATAATTTATGCACCAGCTTTGGCATTGGAAGCAACAACTGGACTTGATGGAACAACAAGTATTCTTCTTATTGGTTTAATATGCACATTTTATTCGACAATTGGTGGAATTAAAGCTGTTATTATTACTGATATTTTACAAGGTGCATTAATGTTTGCATGTATCATTGGTGTTATTGTGGTTATTCATATTGATCTTGAGGAAGGTCTTTGGGATGTTTTTGACATTGCAGAAGAGGGTGGTCGAATGAATATATTCGAGTAAGTAATTTCTATGTATAATTCAACAAGACAAACAATATaacgatttaattttttcttcagttTTGATTTAGATCCAACTGTAAGATATggtttatcatcaacaattgcTAGTACATTTTTGTGGTTGACACAATTTGCAGTTAATCAAGTGCAAATTCAACGAATGCTTTCAgcaaagtataaaattatatattttttaaaagacaaatttgatttttaatattaaaattctctAATTTCAGATCAATTAAAGATGCTAGAAAAGCATTGTTTATAAGTATACCAATGACATTATCACTGACAATTCTCGTGTCATTTGCTGGTATTGCTCTTTATGCATATTACAGTAAATGTGATCCAGTTGCAGctggtaaattatttagttatGATGTTATATTACCATATTTTGCAAAAGAAAGAATGACTCGTTTTCCTGGATTAACTGGAGTATTTGTATCTGGAATATTCAGTGCAAGTTTAAGTACTGTATCAGCTTCATTAAATTCTTTGGCTGCAGTTGCTTTGTCAGATTATTTAAAACCACTTTGTGGAAAATATGGACGTGAAATATCTGATGAAAATGGTGcattttatggaaaattattagctctatcaattggtttttttagtttagttGTTGCTTTTCTTGCATCAAAGGTTGGAAGTATTGTTCAAATAACTGCTGCAATTAATGGTGCTATTGGTGGACCAATTTTGGGATTATTTACATTGGGAATGTTTTTTGaatcaacaaatgaaataagTGCTGTTATAAGTACAATTATCGCATTGATTGTTAATATATGGGTTATATTCACACCAAAATATCGGCCTCCATTTCTTCCAGCAAATACTGATGGATGTATAAACGCAACAATTCCAAGTCCCTTCGTACTTCCACCGTACggaaaaaatagattaaaaaaactcAATGATCCTAATTTATGCTgatactaaatatatttttttttgcttattttaGAATGGATGAAGAATCATTTTCTTATATTAAtcgtttatcatttttatggTTTACGTTAATTGGATGGATCTGTGCAATAATTCTTGGACTAATATTCAGTTTCATAACAAatgcattatcaacaacatcacAAAAACCATCTGATCCAAGATTATTTACGCCATTTGTTGCCGCAAGAATTCGAcgaagaaatgaaaataatccaCCGACAAATGGCAGCCAAGTATTTGTTTTAGATACAAAATCTTTTGAACGTGGTGGATCATAAAGATCATCATAATATATactaataaacaaattgagGGCAGTTCTTAATCTTTAGTAAATAAtgactttaaattttatattcaaacgtattaccaataaattaaataaattgaattttttaaaagtcaaCTTTAGCATAaaacgtataaaaaaaaagttttacatttttaacgATAAGACAATATTGCTTTGttaattatgtataatttttttatcggacattttttttatatttttattttgttgaacaTAGGCAGTTGTTTATCGGCCGTCATCAAggtaagaatatttttttaatttatcgtaaaaTGTTGACGACTTGATTATGAgctcaaaattaaaaagtgtaaaatttaaaattgcacaattattatattgtaaaaaattgaatataaaattcaacaaataaaatttaaaaaataataaatgtaatatttaaagtgtaattaaaataataattaaaaaaaatatttaaacgtgATTATTGTCTCTGCTGTTATCATTTATCTAACCggaagttttattatttatattttttatttttgctactGTAAAATCTAGATGCAACTGATTTTAATATACGTCACAATGtactgtaataattttattttttttttctacaaattaCAAGGTATATTTACTAAGCTTAGTGAaaactcatttttattttatttttatagtagCAGATTATCTCATTGTCATAATAATAActcatgataataaaaataaatttaacactgttgaggaaataaaaaaaatactcataggtgaaaatattatagaataaaaaaaaaaaaaaaaatagagctaCTTATTAAATACGTCCCGTGACATTAgtataaaaaggaaaaaaaaaaaattataaattgacgGAAGGTTGATCATTTTGACGTGACCGGATTTATGTAATCTTTGAAGGagaacttaaaaaatttatatatttttttttagttatcatTGGAGCTTGAAACGAGGAAgttgaaacttttttaaatagaaaattaaatacaaaaataaaataaatactcaaCAATGCAAGTGAGTACAAGAAAACCAAGTGCTTCAATataattactcttttttttgttggcaattaaatttataaaattaatttttagaatgAAAGTGCATTACAATGGCTCGATTGGGTTGCAATATGTGTTATGCTAGCAGCATCAGCTGCAGTTGGTATTTACTATCGTTTTACAGGTGGAAAACAAAAGACTGCtgaggtaaaaaaaacaagcaaatacatcaaattatttttcaaacatttcagtcaattattaaaattaaaaattaatttaaaaaaatttcaaggaaTATTTCACTGCCGATAGATCATCTGGtgttttacttttatcatttgCCATGATGGTTGCATTTTTATCAGCAATTTCACTACTTGGATTGAGTGGTGAAAATTATTCTTATGgtgtacaatttaatttattatatgttgGTTTAATAATTGGAACACCAATTGTTGCATATGTCTATTTGCCAATATTTTATGAGCTTCAAACAATGAGTGTCTTTgaggtaattaaaaaaatttatatcaactcGTTACTtaacaaaattgaataattatatatatttataaaaaaataataaatcatttagtaTCTTGAAAAACGTTTTGGAATGACAGCAAGACTAGTTGCAAgtattgcaaattttttacaagttgGATTTTATACTGGTGTTGTAATATATGCTCCATCATTGGCATTGGAAGCAACAACTGGATTAAATGGTACATTAAGTACATTATTAATTGGTTTAATATGtacattttattcaacaattggTGGTATCAAAGCTGTCATTATAACTGATCTTATACAAGGTGGActtatgtatgtgtgtgtattatCAATTCTTATTATTGGAATTGGACAAATTGATGGTGGACTTGTTGGtgtttttaatattgcatCTGAAAAAGAACGTCTCAATTTTTTCGAGTaagtttttcttcaaaaaaaaaacctactttatatttattttgcttctaatgatttttcttttacaagtTTTGATTTCGATCCAACGATAAGACACACTTGGTGGTCATTGACAATTGGtggtacatttttttttctttcattgtaTGCTTGTAGCCAAGTACAAGTACAAAGAATGCTAACAGCAAGGTACCAAAGACAATCATTTAAATGACTATTTAACATTGATTTATTTCGATTGAAATTGTTGTTTTGTTACAGCTCAATTACTGCAGCAAGAAaagcattatttttaaatattccattAACACTGTCAATGGTTATGCTGGTGTCATTATCTGGTTTGGTATTATTtgcttattataataattgtgatcCAGTAACaattggtaaaataaaatcatacgATATGGTTATGCCATAttttgcaaaagaaaaaatgacaaatatacCTGGTTTAACTGGTATATTTGTATCTGGTGTATTTAGTGCAAGTTTAAGTACAGTATCAGCAATGTTAAATTCAATGGCTGCAATTGCATTGTCTGATTATTTAAAaccattatataaaaaattaaataaaccatTTCCTGATGATAAAGCAGCATCATATGGTAAAATATTAGCACTTGGAATTGGTGTATTAACATTGGGTGTTGCATTTTTAGCATCAAAACTTGGAACATTAATACAACTTGCATTGGGCATACATGGTGCAATTGGTGGTCCAATATTAGGTCTATTTACATTGGGTATGGTATTTGAATCAGCCAATGAAACTGGTGCTGTTATTGGAACAGTTATGGCACTTGTTATTAATGCTATTATGACATTTGgaccaaaaataaaagcacCAGTTTTACCAATGTTCATTGATGGATGTAtcaattcaacaattattacacCAATTATTTATCCaaggtattttaaatttagataacTGTACTATTT is part of the Aphidius gifuensis isolate YNYX2018 linkage group LG1, ASM1490517v1, whole genome shotgun sequence genome and harbors:
- the LOC122860881 gene encoding putative sodium-dependent multivitamin transporter; translation: MQNESALQWLDWVAICVMLAASAAVGIYYRFTGGKQKTAEEYFTADRSSGVLLLSFAMMVAFLSAISLLGLSGENYSYGVQFNLLYVGLIIGTPIVAYVYLPIFYELQTMSVFEYLEKRFGMTARLVASIANFLQVGFYTGVVIYAPSLALEATTGLNGTLSTLLIGLICTFYSTIGGIKAVIITDLIQGGLMYVCVLSILIIGIGQIDGGLVGVFNIASEKERLNFFDFDFDPTIRHTWWSLTIGGTFFFLSLYACSQVQVQRMLTASSITAARKALFLNIPLTLSMVMLVSLSGLVLFAYYNNCDPVTIGKIKSYDMVMPYFAKEKMTNIPGLTGIFVSGVFSASLSTVSAMLNSMAAIALSDYLKPLYKKLNKPFPDDKAASYGKILALGIGVLTLGVAFLASKLGTLIQLALGIHGAIGGPILGLFTLGMVFESANETGAVIGTVMALVINAIMTFGPKIKAPVLPMFIDGCINSTIITPIIYPSKNDDKYFYLFRISYLWATPIGLFLTLLFGYIASSIVQKYTKTPAPISDPRLFTPFIAARIKRKRQIQQQQQQGNPIGSQIFVLDNKETNPVEQ